One region of Chryseobacterium sp. C-71 genomic DNA includes:
- the miaA gene encoding tRNA (adenosine(37)-N6)-dimethylallyltransferase MiaA, which translates to MKNKTLISVVGTTGIGKTKLAIELAKRFNTEIISCDSRQFFSEMKIGTAAPSEDELSQAKHHFIGQLSVKDYYSIGQFEHDSLELLDQLFEKYDIVIMVGGSMMYEKAVIEGLNDLPEANEKNQEKLEAIWKTEGIEKLQEMLKDLDPEYYENVDIHNQRRLLRAIDIIWQTGKTYSENISESTTPRNFKTVRIGIEAQREIVYDRINLRVDKMMENGLLDEAKSLDELRKSQEGRNLASLNTVGYSELFKYFDGEWDLDFAVSEIKKNSRRFAKRQLTWYRKEENIHYIQVGYSERDFSGLIEYIIEQIQN; encoded by the coding sequence GTGAAAAATAAAACTTTAATCTCTGTTGTAGGCACTACCGGAATTGGCAAAACAAAACTAGCTATAGAACTTGCTAAACGATTTAATACAGAAATTATTTCCTGTGATTCCCGACAGTTTTTTAGCGAAATGAAAATAGGAACTGCCGCACCTTCGGAAGACGAGCTTTCACAGGCAAAACATCATTTTATCGGTCAGCTTTCTGTAAAAGATTATTATTCGATCGGTCAGTTTGAGCATGATTCTTTGGAATTATTAGACCAGCTTTTCGAAAAATACGACATCGTCATTATGGTCGGCGGAAGTATGATGTATGAAAAAGCGGTAATTGAAGGATTAAATGATTTGCCTGAAGCCAACGAAAAAAATCAGGAAAAGCTGGAGGCTATCTGGAAAACTGAGGGAATCGAAAAACTTCAGGAAATGCTGAAAGATTTGGATCCTGAATATTATGAAAATGTGGATATTCATAATCAGAGAAGGCTTTTGAGGGCAATCGATATTATCTGGCAAACCGGGAAAACATATTCTGAAAATATTTCTGAAAGTACTACACCGAGAAATTTCAAAACAGTAAGAATCGGCATTGAGGCACAAAGGGAAATCGTTTATGACAGAATCAATCTGCGTGTTGATAAAATGATGGAAAACGGTTTGCTTGATGAGGCTAAAAGTCTTGACGAATTGAGAAAATCTCAGGAAGGAAGGAATCTAGCTTCACTCAATACAGTTGGTTATTCAGAACTTTTTAAATATTTTGACGGAGAATGGGATCTGGATTTTGCGGTTTCTGAAATCAAGAAAAACTCAAGAAGATTTGCAAAACGACAGTTGACTTGGTATAGGAAGGAAGAGAATATTCATTATATACAGGTTGGATATTCTGAAAGAGATTTTAGTGGGTTGATTGAATATATCATTGAGCAAATTCAAAATTAA
- a CDS encoding YicC family protein, which produces MILSMTGFGRAEGVFEGKKISIDIKSLNSKSFDLNIKIPLRYKEKEFEVRKILNDRIIRGKVDCYINIENLEETNDVKINRSLIDSYMNELKNIASDGPDFEYLKMAVRLPDAITSRPDELTEGEWESLAKIVNNAVDKFQEFRKTEGKILHEELERNIRNIDKSLAEVVPYEQVRIDAVKERYMKTLKEFENVDETRFYQEMAYFTEKLDIQEEKVRLSQHLKYYSEVMENEDFNGKKLGFISQEIGREINTLGSKANHAEIQKLVVMMKDDLEKIKEQTLNVL; this is translated from the coding sequence ATGATTTTATCAATGACCGGCTTCGGTAGAGCCGAAGGTGTTTTTGAAGGGAAAAAAATTTCGATCGATATTAAATCACTGAACAGCAAGAGCTTTGATTTGAATATCAAGATTCCTTTACGTTACAAAGAAAAAGAATTTGAAGTAAGAAAAATTCTGAACGATAGAATCATCCGCGGAAAGGTAGATTGCTATATCAATATCGAGAATCTTGAAGAAACCAATGATGTGAAAATCAACAGAAGTTTAATCGATTCTTACATGAATGAGCTTAAAAATATCGCTTCTGACGGACCGGATTTCGAATACCTGAAAATGGCGGTAAGACTTCCGGATGCTATCACTTCAAGACCGGACGAATTAACGGAAGGTGAATGGGAATCTTTGGCGAAAATTGTAAATAACGCAGTTGATAAATTTCAGGAATTCAGAAAAACGGAAGGAAAAATTCTTCACGAAGAATTAGAACGAAACATTAGAAATATCGATAAATCTTTGGCAGAGGTAGTTCCTTACGAGCAAGTAAGAATTGATGCGGTGAAAGAACGTTACATGAAAACTTTAAAAGAGTTTGAGAACGTTGATGAAACTCGTTTCTATCAGGAAATGGCTTATTTTACAGAAAAATTAGACATTCAGGAAGAAAAAGTTAGACTTTCCCAGCATTTAAAATATTATTCTGAAGTGATGGAAAATGAAGATTTTAATGGAAAAAAACTTGGTTTTATTTCACAGGAAATCGGAAGAGAAATCAATACTTTAGGATCAAAAGCCAATCACGCAGAAATTCAGAAATTGGTGGTGATGATGAAAGATGATTTGGAGAAAATTAAAGAACAAACGTTAAACGTTTTGTAA
- a CDS encoding efflux transporter outer membrane subunit: MKRVKNIIIAFGIALGAVSCVPKLAYQETKPELPETFKYTATADTASVANLELKQFFNDPILQDLIEKGIKNNYDLQIALKQVASSQEKLKQAKYLQYPDVGFGVSAQISKPSKNSMNGQSLNLFLGQSHVEDYNAAFNLSWEADIWGKIKNQQEVSKMQYLQTYEATKAIQTQVVAAIAQGYYNLLMLDKQLQIAKSNLDLSTNTLSLTEKLWQSGDTTSLGVQQATAQKQSTELLITQLEQNIAIQENALSILVGENPNKVNRTIEMSDTSLPQDISAGLPAAMVSRRPDVRQQELVLLESNSLVGIAQANMYPALKITANGGVNSFKVDNWFSIPASLFGSVLGGLTQPIFQKRQLKTDLNVAKIQREKNVLAFRQSVLNAVGEVSDALVSNESLKVQEQKASEQVTTLKNGIKSAEMLYKGGMANYLEVITAQGNSLQAELNLASVKRQRLSSIVDLYRALGGGWK; encoded by the coding sequence ATGAAAAGAGTAAAAAATATAATCATCGCTTTTGGGATTGCATTGGGTGCAGTTTCTTGTGTGCCAAAATTGGCATATCAGGAAACGAAACCTGAACTTCCCGAAACATTCAAATATACCGCAACAGCCGATACCGCAAGTGTAGCCAATTTGGAGTTGAAACAATTTTTCAATGATCCCATTTTACAGGATTTAATCGAAAAAGGAATTAAAAATAATTACGACTTACAAATTGCCTTAAAACAGGTCGCTTCTTCACAGGAAAAACTGAAACAGGCAAAATATCTTCAATATCCTGATGTTGGTTTCGGAGTTTCGGCACAGATTTCAAAACCTTCTAAGAACAGCATGAATGGGCAAAGCTTAAATTTATTTTTAGGTCAAAGTCACGTTGAAGATTATAATGCAGCATTCAATTTATCTTGGGAAGCTGATATTTGGGGCAAAATCAAAAATCAGCAGGAAGTTTCAAAAATGCAGTATCTGCAGACTTACGAAGCGACAAAAGCCATTCAGACACAAGTTGTTGCGGCGATTGCTCAGGGTTATTATAACTTATTGATGCTCGATAAACAATTGCAGATTGCAAAATCAAATTTAGATTTAAGCACCAATACCCTGTCTCTGACAGAAAAACTGTGGCAAAGTGGCGATACGACTTCATTAGGAGTTCAGCAGGCAACCGCTCAAAAACAATCGACAGAACTTTTGATCACTCAACTGGAGCAAAATATTGCCATTCAGGAAAATGCTTTAAGTATTTTGGTCGGTGAAAATCCGAACAAAGTCAACAGAACGATTGAAATGTCTGACACTTCTTTACCACAGGATATTTCTGCGGGACTTCCGGCAGCAATGGTGAGCCGTCGTCCAGATGTTCGTCAACAGGAATTGGTTTTATTGGAATCTAATTCACTGGTGGGAATTGCTCAGGCAAACATGTATCCTGCATTAAAAATCACCGCAAATGGCGGAGTCAATTCATTTAAAGTTGATAATTGGTTTTCAATTCCGGCTTCACTATTCGGTTCTGTTTTAGGAGGATTAACACAACCTATTTTCCAGAAAAGACAGTTGAAAACAGATTTAAATGTTGCTAAAATTCAAAGGGAGAAAAACGTTTTGGCGTTCCGTCAATCTGTTTTGAATGCAGTTGGTGAAGTTTCTGATGCGTTAGTTTCTAATGAAAGTTTAAAAGTTCAGGAACAAAAAGCAAGCGAACAGGTAACAACGTTGAAAAACGGAATCAAAAGTGCCGAAATGTTGTACAAAGGCGGAATGGCCAATTACTTGGAAGTGATTACCGCTCAGGGAAATTCTTTACAGGCTGAACTTAATCTTGCGTCCGTAAAAAGACAGAGATTAAGCAGTATTGTGGATTTATACCGAGCTTTAGGTGGCGGATGGAAGTAG
- a CDS encoding efflux RND transporter permease subunit, with the protein MLKKFIDRPVLSTVISIILLLLGAMSVFNLPITLFPDIAPPSVQVTAFYPGANAEVVARSVAVPIEEAVNGVENMTYMTSNSSNDGSMTLSVFFKQGSDPDNAAVNVQNRVSKAMSQLPQEVVQAGISTQKVQNSMIMFMGLSSDDPKQYDELFLQNYLKINVIPQIQRIPGVAQAQVFGTRDYSMRLWLKPDRLAANNLSPQEVLAAVKDHNLEAAPGRLGQGSKETYEYILKYKGKLNKNADYENIAIKSNSDGSFLRLKDVARVEFGSYTYTAANRMDGKPVAGFAILQTAGSNANEILTDIEKQVEQMKTTLPKGVEPIIMYNSKDFLDASIHQVVETLVIAFILVFIVVYIFLQDFRSTLIPAIAVPVAIIGTFFFLQMFGFSINMLTLFALVLAIGIVVDDAIVVVEAVHSKMEQTGMPVEQATTNSMSEISGAIISITLVMCAVFIPVGFMQGPAGVFYRQFAFTLMIAIMISAVNALTLSPALCALLLNDPQGEHGDHGQKKGFGAKFFNAFNKSFNKMTRKYIYSLKFLIKNKWVAVTGLALITAASVFLINKAPTGFIPTEDQGFVLYAVNTPPGSSLDRTHRATEQIDKIINGEKAKNHLWVADGMNFISNSNASPYAAGFIKLKDFEDRGEVKDPDQIAAGLTGKVAQVKDANAFFFNFPTVQGFGNVSGFEFMLQDKTNGSFEQLGTTTQTFIGELMKRPEIAFAFTTYAAGNPQYTIDVDTDKANQLGVSVTELMQTMQIYYGSSFVSDFNRFGKYYRVMAQADIPYRTDANSMEGIYVKNKTGEMVPVKTLVTLKRTFGPETVSRNNLFNAVTINGTPKPGYSTGDAIKAVEEVAQKSLPRGYGYEWTGITREEIKTGGQTAFVFMLSILFVYFLLAAQYESYILPFAVILTIPTGIFGVFAFTGLAGIDNNIYVQVGLIMLVGLLAKNAILIVEFAVQRRKAGKTLIESALQASRLRLRPILMTSFAFIIGMLPLVWTQGAAAKGNHSIGISTVGGMFTGVVFGIFIIPVMYVIFQYLHEKMPSRKNKRLQKQKLEEELLATAH; encoded by the coding sequence ATGTTAAAAAAATTCATAGATAGACCGGTACTTTCTACGGTTATCTCCATTATATTATTGCTGTTGGGAGCGATGTCGGTTTTCAACCTTCCGATTACGCTGTTTCCCGATATTGCACCACCGAGCGTACAGGTGACGGCATTTTATCCGGGAGCGAATGCTGAAGTTGTTGCCCGCTCCGTTGCTGTTCCTATTGAGGAAGCCGTGAATGGTGTTGAGAACATGACGTACATGACCTCCAATTCAAGTAATGACGGATCCATGACTTTGAGCGTATTTTTCAAACAAGGTTCAGATCCTGATAATGCTGCGGTAAACGTTCAAAACCGTGTTTCGAAAGCGATGAGCCAGCTTCCGCAGGAGGTTGTACAGGCGGGAATTTCGACGCAGAAAGTTCAGAACAGTATGATTATGTTTATGGGATTATCAAGTGACGACCCAAAACAATATGACGAACTTTTCTTACAGAATTATTTGAAAATCAACGTAATTCCGCAAATACAGCGTATTCCTGGAGTTGCTCAGGCGCAGGTTTTCGGAACGAGAGATTATTCGATGAGACTTTGGTTGAAACCAGACCGTTTAGCTGCCAACAATCTTTCTCCACAGGAAGTTTTAGCAGCAGTAAAAGACCATAATCTTGAAGCTGCACCGGGACGTTTGGGACAAGGAAGCAAGGAAACTTACGAGTATATTTTAAAATATAAAGGTAAATTAAACAAAAATGCAGACTACGAAAACATTGCCATCAAATCGAATAGTGACGGTTCGTTTTTAAGATTAAAAGATGTTGCAAGAGTAGAATTCGGTTCTTACACGTACACCGCAGCCAACAGAATGGATGGGAAACCTGTAGCAGGATTTGCAATTTTGCAAACTGCAGGTTCTAATGCAAATGAAATTTTAACTGATATTGAAAAGCAGGTTGAGCAAATGAAAACTACTCTTCCAAAGGGAGTTGAACCAATCATCATGTACAATTCCAAAGACTTTTTGGATGCGTCGATTCATCAGGTTGTTGAGACATTAGTGATTGCATTTATTTTGGTATTTATTGTAGTGTATATTTTCCTTCAGGATTTCAGATCTACATTAATTCCTGCGATTGCAGTTCCGGTAGCAATTATCGGTACATTCTTTTTCCTTCAGATGTTTGGTTTCAGTATCAATATGTTGACATTGTTTGCCTTGGTACTCGCCATCGGAATTGTGGTGGATGATGCAATTGTCGTCGTGGAAGCTGTCCATTCTAAAATGGAACAGACAGGAATGCCAGTCGAACAGGCAACTACCAACTCAATGAGTGAAATTTCCGGGGCAATTATCTCTATTACATTGGTAATGTGTGCGGTGTTTATTCCGGTTGGTTTCATGCAGGGTCCAGCGGGAGTTTTCTACAGACAGTTTGCTTTTACTTTGATGATTGCGATTATGATTTCAGCAGTTAATGCTTTGACATTAAGTCCTGCTTTATGTGCATTATTATTAAATGATCCTCAGGGAGAACATGGCGATCACGGTCAGAAAAAAGGTTTTGGAGCGAAGTTTTTCAATGCTTTCAACAAGAGCTTCAACAAAATGACCAGAAAATATATTTACAGCCTTAAATTTTTAATTAAAAATAAATGGGTTGCCGTTACAGGTTTAGCATTGATCACAGCCGCAAGTGTTTTCTTAATTAATAAAGCTCCTACAGGATTTATTCCAACAGAAGATCAGGGATTTGTTTTATACGCAGTGAATACGCCTCCGGGAAGTTCATTAGACAGAACGCACAGAGCCACTGAACAAATTGATAAAATCATCAACGGTGAAAAAGCCAAAAACCACCTTTGGGTTGCCGATGGAATGAACTTTATCAGTAATTCTAACGCTTCTCCTTATGCCGCAGGTTTTATTAAACTGAAAGACTTTGAAGATCGTGGTGAAGTGAAAGATCCCGATCAGATTGCTGCGGGCTTGACAGGAAAAGTAGCACAAGTAAAAGATGCCAACGCATTTTTCTTCAACTTCCCTACCGTACAAGGTTTTGGTAACGTTTCAGGATTTGAATTTATGTTGCAGGATAAAACCAACGGTTCTTTTGAACAATTGGGAACAACCACTCAAACATTTATAGGAGAATTAATGAAACGTCCTGAAATTGCTTTTGCTTTTACAACGTACGCAGCAGGAAATCCTCAATACACGATTGATGTTGATACAGATAAAGCTAATCAATTGGGAGTTTCTGTAACTGAATTAATGCAGACGATGCAGATTTATTACGGAAGTAGTTTCGTTTCAGATTTCAACAGATTCGGGAAATATTACAGAGTGATGGCTCAGGCAGACATTCCTTACAGAACTGATGCGAATTCTATGGAAGGAATTTATGTTAAAAATAAAACTGGCGAAATGGTTCCTGTAAAAACTTTGGTGACATTAAAAAGAACTTTCGGACCAGAAACAGTTTCAAGAAACAACTTATTCAACGCCGTGACCATCAACGGAACTCCAAAACCTGGTTACAGTACCGGAGATGCCATCAAAGCAGTAGAAGAAGTTGCCCAAAAATCACTTCCTCGTGGATACGGTTATGAATGGACAGGAATTACCCGTGAAGAAATCAAAACCGGTGGACAGACTGCTTTTGTATTTATGTTAAGTATTTTGTTCGTGTATTTCCTATTGGCAGCTCAGTATGAAAGTTATATTCTTCCTTTTGCGGTTATTTTAACCATTCCTACAGGGATTTTTGGAGTATTTGCTTTCACAGGATTGGCAGGAATTGACAACAATATTTACGTTCAGGTTGGTTTAATCATGCTCGTCGGATTGTTGGCGAAAAATGCGATTCTGATTGTAGAGTTTGCCGTTCAGCGAAGAAAAGCTGGAAAAACATTGATTGAATCTGCTCTTCAGGCTTCAAGATTACGTTTAAGACCAATCCTGATGACTTCATTTGCCTTCATCATCGGTATGCTTCCATTAGTTTGGACTCAAGGTGCAGCTGCAAAAGGAAATCACTCTATAGGAATCAGCACCGTTGGTGGAATGTTTACAGGAGTTGTCTTCGGGATTTTCATTATTCCGGTGATGTACGTGATATTCCAGTATTTACATGAAAAAATGCCAAGCAGAAAGAATAAAAGACTTCAAAAACAAAAATTGGAGGAGGAACTTTTAGCAACAGCACATTAA
- the gmk gene encoding guanylate kinase — translation MNKVIIFSAPSGSGKTTLVKHSLEAIPELEFSISCTTRQPRGSEIHAIDYHFISPDEFRQKISEEAFVEFEEVYTDKYYGTLKSEVEKIWNQGKVVIFDVDVKGGISLKKYFGEKALSIFIEPPSIAELERRLNSRGTDDAETIKTRVEKAEEELTYAIEFDEIVINNDLNQAKIEIESLIKSFIGK, via the coding sequence ATGAATAAGGTCATCATATTTTCAGCGCCGTCGGGAAGTGGAAAAACGACATTGGTAAAACATTCTCTGGAAGCAATTCCGGAACTGGAATTTTCCATTTCATGCACAACGAGACAGCCGAGAGGAAGTGAAATTCATGCGATTGATTATCACTTTATTTCGCCTGACGAATTCAGACAGAAAATTTCTGAAGAGGCTTTTGTGGAATTTGAGGAAGTGTACACCGATAAATATTACGGAACTTTAAAATCTGAAGTAGAAAAGATCTGGAATCAGGGAAAAGTTGTTATTTTTGATGTAGACGTAAAAGGCGGAATTTCATTAAAAAAATATTTTGGCGAAAAAGCATTATCCATTTTCATAGAACCACCTTCGATTGCTGAATTGGAACGAAGATTGAATTCAAGAGGAACGGATGATGCCGAAACCATAAAAACCCGTGTAGAAAAAGCCGAAGAAGAGCTTACCTATGCGATAGAATTTGACGAAATCGTGATCAACAACGATTTGAATCAGGCAAAAATAGAAATAGAAAGTTTAATAAAAAGTTTTATCGGAAAATAA